GTGCTTGATTCCAACTAATTAATCATTTCGTGACAGTTTCTAGAGAAGAAAAACGTTTACTACCTCCATAGCAAAATATAACAACTTTAAAATGTGGTCAAAGTCAAATGTTTTCATCTTGGACCAATAATATCTCAAGAAATAATTACTTTTAATAGAAAAAGATTACATGTTACAATAGTTGGTTTCGTTTCCATAATGAGTAAACTAAtatcatttttatattattaaactttatgatttttctaaccATCTACAGGTAAAGTTTAAGAAAACATAAAAATAGCTATATTCTAGGACGTAGGTAGTACCATAAATATCTTTCTATTTGTTCCTTAAACCACAATATTGTCGTCCAAGCTGGTCAAACATAAACAGCTATACTTGATTTAATAAAACCCTGTTTATTCAGTATAAGTAAAGCACATACTTGAAACAAAATGGGCAGTTTGAAGGAGACAACTTACCGCCTCCAATGGCTATACGTGTATGACCTACTCGTTCACAATGTATAGAGCATATGAGGGAATCTATTTTTTTAAGAATATGGATAACAGTCCGGCCTCAGCTGATACGAAGGAATCTATAGCACTAGAATTAGTAGCCCACACAATTACACTGACCTTCAATTCAATCCATTCACACaacaaataaaattttgaacttttACGGCGTTCATTTTCCAGGAGGCTAGATCAAACACCTTTTTCTCATCACAGAAGTTTCCTGTGGCGCGTGCGCTCTTTGCTTCTCGGTACGTACTCTTGTTGAGCACGACGTTGGTGGAAACGCCAACATGAGACTCCTTCACACTGTTCACAGCCTCATAAAACTCTGATCTATCCAAGCCACAAAAGTCTTCTTCCCCGTTGGGCTGCATCATCCTCGCTGCCCCGGTCAATATTGGCAGCTCGCTCGTGGAATTCCAAGGCAGCGTCTAGAATCTAGCAGATTTGGCAAAAGTTTTGCCGCGAATTTCGGGCGATCGAGAAGAGTCAATGCGATGCTCGGTCTCATCAGTCTCAGCTATAAATCGTAGCAGCAGCACAGCACAAGCTATTAGCGAAGAGATCTGTTGCATAGCTTACGGCGAGTAAACTCTCATTCTTATCTGAGCTTAGGaggatggccggaggagggcggcttgcgctggtggcggcgctgctgtgcgcggcggcggccatggccgcggcgCAGCAGGCGTCCGGCGTGCGCGCCACCTACAACTACTACCGCCCCCAGAACATCAACTGGGACCTGAACGCCGCCAGCGTGTACTGCGCCACCTGGGACGCCGGCAAGTCGTACCAGTGGCGCAGCAGGTACGGCTGGACCGCCTTCTGCGGGCCCGCCGGCCCCACCGGCCAGGCCTCGTGCGGGCAGTGCCTCCGGGTAATTATCTTATAGGCTCTTAGATACTCTTCCATCCTAAATTATTAGacgttttgatttttctaaatatattaattatatatatatatacgttttgatttttctaaatatattaattatatatatatatatatatcgtgtCTAGGTTCATAGTAaaatcactaccggaaaccggctctttgccgagtgctaaggAGTTTGCCGGGTGTATTCTttcggacactcggcaaagaaattATTTGCCGAGTACATCATAAAAGACACTCGGTAAAATAACAGCACTCGATAAAGaacttgtttgccgagtgtaaaaaAAAACACTCAGCAAAAAGGGGTTCGCCGAGTGCTATTTATTTGACACACGGCGAAAAATCAAATTTACCGAGTGACTAGacgcagcactcggcaaacaaaatTTTCACACCCCCGCTCAACTCTCATCCCTTTATTTCGAAATCCTCCCCACCTTATCCTCTCCACCGGCCACTCCTCCTACATCTCGGCGCCTCcattccattctctctctctcttctctccgccgcctctgctcctcTTCCAGGGAGCTCGCCGCCCACCACCCTGCCTCCTCGTGGCCGCCCCCTAGACCTCAGCGCCGCAGCCGCGCTCACCGCCGCCTCCCAGGGCCGACCGCCGCCTCCCAGCGCGCGGCTCTGGCGGCGCgactcccctcctccctcctctcgcgGTAGCGCGGCGCGCCGAAGCAGATCCGCGCGCGGAGGCCCGCGCAgtggccatggcggcagcggccgggcctcccctgctccctcgcgTGGAGGCCATGGCTGCGGGCCGCCCCTGCTCTCCGGCGCGGTTGCCATGGCGGTGGCCCTCCTCGGCTCCCTCGGCGGCGCGCTCGGGCGGCAGAGCgcaggcgcggggcggcgggacttggcggcgcggcgcgggggtccaggcggcggcgacgacgagctgCTCGTGCACCTCCGTCCATCCCCGACCGGTCGGCCGCGACGCTCGTGCGGGGCTGGCCTTCCTCTCCCACTCCggcgggcggacggcggcgacggcgagcagcggcggcggccggatccacCCCCTCCCGCCCCCCTCTCACTCGGGCCGGATCTGCGCGCATCGGAGGGCCCCGGCCCTCCTTCTGTCCCAGGCGCGAGCAGGTGCTCACGACGGCGAGGACGCGGGGTgcctctcctccgcctccgtgcctcctcgccgccggcgagtcccCGCGAGGAatgacggcggtggcggccggcgcgaggAACGACGCgggtgctttttttttttacttctttcgattttttttgccgagtgctaaataACACACGGCactctctttgccgagtgcgtgAGAAAAAGCCCTCGGCAAAGAGCTGTTTGCCGTCGCTCCCTTTGCCGTGTAGCCTTTGCCGAGGGCGACCGTCGGCAAACATTTTGCCGAGTGTATATTGGTCTTCGCCGAGTGTTTCTGACACTCGGCATACCATAGGATTCCGGTAGTGAATCGAGGTATTTAGAAAAATAAAACGATTAATAATTTGAGATGGAGAGAGTATACGATAAACTGCTTTTCTGGATGGTTTGGACTTTGCAGAAGACGAAGTTAATGAACAGCAAGAGAAATGATGAACTGATTTGATCTGAACAATGTTTGTGTGTAGGTGACGAACTCGGCGACGGGCGCGTCGACGACGGTGAGGATCGTGGACCAGTGCAGCAACGGCGGGCTGGACCTGGACTACGACACGGCGTTCAGCAAGATCGACACCGACGGTTCAGGCGTCCGGGACGGGCACCTCACCGTCAGCTACCAGTTCGTCAACTGCGGCGACAACTGAAAACTGATGATGACTCCATcaccaggagcagcagcagctgctgctgcacgTATATAGAATTATATATGTAACCCCACATGGTGAAATTAAACTTGAGGATGAATAAGTGGGCGTCCAGTGAAAATAAATTGAAGCtttgttgttgttattgttgaACAATGTGGAATAATAAAAAGTTACATATCACAAGGCATGTTGCCTATACTTTAAAAAGCTAGAAGCATGAGCAGCATGCAAGCTTGTTTTACTTGCAACATCTTTTCTATATATCTCTTCATCACTACGGTACTGAGCttgttggcacacggcaaagaccctTTTGCGCAAAGTCTTTGCAGTGTGCAACACACAGCAAACAGGCATAGGCAAAGAGGTCATTTGCCATGTGCCTTTATTTGGCACACGGAAAAAGAATTTGCAGAGTGCTAAAAATCACTCGGCAAAGAATTATTCAAAAAACtgattttaaaaatagaaaacaaaaaagGCCCTTCATCACTATGGGACTGAGCTTGTTGGCACACGGCTTTGCCACCCATTCCACTAAAGTCGCAAATCGCAGCATTTTTCGCGCACAACGCGGTCAGCAAGATTCGACCACTGCACCACACACTCAGTTGTATCTATACTACATTTTCCCCACATATTATACTAAACTGAGTATAAATTGCTTATTTGAGATcctaaatgaattcaaattaaaaagttgtcaactataaaatttcataacttttcgagatctacaacttttattttgactGTTTTCCTATCCAAGGTCATTTACAAAATTTAAAtctcactttgccgtgtgccagatctaCGACACACAACAAAGCTTGGTTCTTTGTAGTGTGCCTTGATCCGGCACACGGCAAGGCACATGTCAAAcatcatttttttaaaatttcgtGACGTTCGGTGTATTAAAGAAGTTTCGAAAAAAATTATTACTTTGTCGTGTGTAAAAAAACACACGATAAATTTATTACTTTGCCGTGTaccaaaataaagcacacaccaaaacatggctTTGCCAcgtgcaaaaaaaaacacacggtaAAGCATGCCATGCTTTACCGTGTGTGTGCACGTGTGCCTGataaaaaacacacggcaaataatCGGACACACGACAGAGTACCGTGTGTTATTTCTTGCTACTTGCTAGGAGTATTCTTTTAGATGACAGAGTACCGTGTGTTATTTCTTGCTACTTGCTAGGAGTATTCTTTTTAGATATCCATCAGTAGGAAAGGAAAGAGTAAAATACACGGCGGATCCGGACTTGTCAAGGTATGTCATGCCGGTCACTGAACTTAGAAAAATCCATGTAATGATTGGTTTCGAACCATGTTTTAGTTCCAAACAAATCcaacaaataatatatataattttttaaccATTAAAATATCCGTAAATTAACCtctaaaattctcaaaaaagaaTTAAAAAAAGATGCTAGAGATACATCGGAgcctaaataaaataattggagCTCCAGACTCCTACGTATCCCGTGAGAGGAAGAAAGGTAAGTTCTGACTACTATAGCACGTGCTTTTGTAACAAAAATACACCGTATGTATAGTTGAAACCACTATGCCAGAATCGCAGATTGGAGACGCGGAAAAACTGTCATCGGAGACGAAAAAACTCGGGTCACCAAATTTTCGTCACCGATGTGAATCACATCGGTGACACGGATTTCCGTGTCTCCAATgactctcatcggagacacggGTTGACAAAAACGCATCTCCAATAATCATTATCGGAGACGCGAGTTGACAAAACGCGTCTCCAATGACCACTCATCCGAGACGCGATTTAAAAAATGTGTCACTAATGACCCTCTCATTGCGCGTTTCAGCAAAACACATCTCCAATGATgaattaaagaaacaaaaaaagaggATTTAAAATACACCTTAAATACATAAGAGATACACATGTTTTATCCATTACATAATTCTATAGGTGTTACAACCTTCCTAAAAATGCAGCTGAAAAagggaggagaaaaaaaaatcgcaaAACCTGGACTTCCTTCGCTGCTCGCCATCACAACTAATTATGTTCCACAAACTGTTTTACCAAGTGAAAATAGGTAAAAGACAGAGATAACTGAGATGCACAAGTTCAATCACATTGCATGTAGAAATGATCAATAATGTTGAATCTCAACTACAAGAACCGTAACTACTTAACCTCAACTACTGAAATTATCCATCAGAGATCTTGGACAGAAACTAAAATCAATTGATACCTCCATTTTCCCATTCCTAATCTTAAATTTATTAATAGAAAATAGTGTACAATAGAGCAACAAAATGCCTACAACGtctgacaaagagaaagagcaTGCTGACCTGCAAATCTATCAGTTTGGTGCCGGCAGCACCGACACTACTAGAATCTTTTATGACCGCAGTGGCTTGACCTCAAAGAAATAGAAATAACAGTATTAGCAAACTATAGAATAGATGAAGGCTCTGTtttcaaggcgtcgcctaggcgacaaggcggtggcggctcgccttgcttaaggtctcgccttagcccgcctaggcgataaggcggtggtggattgcctcgcctcgccttaccgctttaaaaacatAGGATGAAGGAGTACTTGCCTAAATTGAGTTTATGATATAGATATTGACAACATACACCTCTAGCTTTATATGAACTTATGCTTGCACAGATATGACACAATATGACACCAGCTACTACTAGTTTGTAGTCTGCTACTTCTACTTTATCCTACTGGTACTAGCCTACTGCTAGTCTTCCTAAATCCAATTCTTAATGCTACTGGTAAAGAGCAGGTGTGATATTGTGTTTGGCTAGTTCTTCTTGTGGCATCTTAGAAAAGAGAATGTACAAAAATATATGTAGTTAAACCTCATGATCAGCTACTTAATATAAGATCATGAAAGCAACTGGTAGGAGACTACTCTCACTGCTAACTACAGAGTATAGGTGCAATAGTTAGGTACCTGATCATTTTTTGCTAGCACAGTTTTGAGAAACGCAACAAACTTACCTGTCTGTGTAAAAAAGTGCTGTTTTAATGCCAATCATATGCCACCTATGACATTGCAGTAACTGAAAAATGACCTACATGGATTGCTTGAACTGTATTAGTTGCACAAACTAGATGCCCACAATTGAAAGTGCAGTTGTATTGATGTATAATTCTAATCCATACAACGGAAATAGATAGAAAATTCACTGATAGGGTAGATAGCCATGTGCTCGACAGAGCAAGACATACCTTGGATCACTTGGTAAGTTCATTAGCAAGCAAGATTATCAAGGTTTGACTATCCATATGCTCCAAAACTGCTAGACCTGCACAACACAAGCTTTGGTTCAAAGTTGAGCATTTTCCTCCTATGCTAGCACCGCACGGTCCATTCTCAGTGTTGGATCAAGCAAGCTATCAGATAAAGGATATTCAAGCACATAGCCATCTAAAGGATGCAGAAAAAAAAGTTCCACACAGTTTTATACATGGTTCTGGATGTAGATGTAAGTTATTCAAACCATGATCTCTCAGACTGAGACTGATTGAACCCTATGTAACACTGAACCAGACATTTTATAAgcattttaactctgcagataGGCAGCATAAAAAAATGTACAAGTCAACATTAAGTATCTAACAACAAATATAGCTTCCTAGGATACTATCTTCCTAGGATATACTGACTTGTATAAAGAGAAATCAGAGAAAACACACTACATATATCTGTTAGCTAATGAAATTTCGGAAAACAGAGGATCTCAAAATGTTGTATCCTCCAACACTAGCTTTTCGCGTAGACCACTTAGAACAGCAGGATTAAAAAACAGTACAAACTGTCACATATAGTTCCCTCACAGCTGTTAAACAAATAACTATGCTATGCcagtcaaaaaaaattatgaatggGATGAGGCAGCAGACAGATAGAGGCTGGTTATTCACTCTGTCGCTCATCAGACATCCCAAACAATTTGATGCCTTGAACCAAATTACAGGTACACCATGCAAgccaaaaaataaaagaacaCCTACATGTCAATGAGGATAAAAGCTGAGCATCACACGGTCAGTTCTCAGTATAGGAACAAGAAATCTCCAATGAAAGTTAACAAACAACAATGTATGTGTCGGTGCATTATTATAAGATACTATATTGGCCTCATAAATAGGTTGGTGCCCTTATATAATCGAAGCAACAGAGGAACCGAATCTAGAACGGATGAATTAATCATCATAAAGCAATCAACCTTACCTCAAGCTTTCCATAATAGTATAACAATACATAAACAAGCATAGGAGATTTATTAAACCAAATTGAATGAGAGTTATCACCCAATAGACAGCAAGTGAAAAACACTCGCTCAGACAATCTGGCAAACACCATGCGAGCACAATAAACTGAAGAGCAGACTCCATGGCAGGGCAGGCTCACCTGGAagggaaaaggggaaaagtgAAGTTTCCGAGTGAGGGCAGATTCCATGGCAGGGCAGGCTTAGCGTGGGTGTCACCTGCAGGTAGAGGCTGCGGACGCCCAGCAGCACGAAGAGTGGCTTCACCGTTGCAGCCACGACGGGAGGAGAGCACGCCAAGGAAGGCCACCGCTGGCCATGGATCTGCATCGGGCATCTTCGAGTTCTAGGTGGATCTGAGCGGGAATAGGGCTGGGAGTGGTAAGGTGCTAGTGGTTCTGGCCCTGCTCCGGCGAGGTgctcgccggaggaggaggaggagggggtggtggtggcagcatACCAAATCTAGGTGGGAGGAGAGGAAATAGGGGTTGGGGAGGAGGAATGGCAGCCGCGGTGGGGTCCAAGTGGGTTGAAAATGGGACGGGAAAATCTCGTCCCGACCGGCTCCGTTTACCGTTTAAACCGATCGTAAATCGTTTTCgcgaaaaaaatggaaaaataggaaaacaaaacgggaaaacgggcgggaacgagaacgggaacggttggggtgttttcccgaccgttttcacggttcccgttttcagccgggaaaattcccgcgggaattcccgtatttgtcgtagtcggctgtgttacctgtgttggaaacgtgaattgttgtttgcatgtgttccaacatgaattgtgaattcgtgattcactttacctgtgtttcttagttatacgagtcttgtttccatgttatttatgcatagttgtaattattttatcaagttaaatgtttgaagtggttgtatgtatttttccgttttgagttatcgattcccgatcgtaatcggcatgctcccgaccgattgattccgttcccgatatcccgtaataccgatttcgttttcccgTCCGATTTTCCCGTTCCCGTTTCCGTTCCCGACCAAAAAATACAGTTGCGGGAACGGTTGAGGGGTTTTCCTGAccgttcccgaccgttttcatccctaggtCCAAGGTGGGCGTCGGTGCTGCAGTGGAGGAACCAAAGGCGATGAGGTTCCCGTGCATGACTAGGCGCGACGGCGCCATGCTGGGGAAGCACGAGGAAGCAGATGGCGGCGCCATGGGAGGTGGAGAGATTTGGatcgggagagagggagaggaagggaaTCAAGATGGAGATAGAAGGGGGTCGGGTGCCGGCGCCGGTGTGTACTCGGACGCGAGAGAAGTTCTAAAATTTCGGGTCTGGGATACCCATGACAAGTGACGCATTTCGTTGGTCGCGTCTCCTACAACTCTCCTCTGTTATTGGTGACGCGATTTGTAGACCCGTGTCTCTAGTAAGTCTACATCGGTGACGCGTTTTGTTCTTCATCGGGGTGGAGCAGATATATAGGTGACGCGAGTTGTTGTAACGTGTCGCCAATAATATATAAGAGATGAGGTTCAATTCTGCGTCACTAAAAATGGTGTCTTCTTTGTTAGTTTCTGGCATAGTGAACTTAAGAAAAGAAAGTTTCACGTCCAAAAAGTAACTAATAACAATCCTTGATCTGCATCTAAGCTTCGTCAGCCTTGATCTGCATCAAGAGCCAATCCTTCCTCGGGATCCCCAAAAGCGATCCCAACCGGCGGCCATTGTCCCGGCTAAGAATGCTGTAGGCCTTCAGCATGTCATCACGATCCATGCCATAGCTTGGGATCTCCTGAAGTGCCGCCGAGATTGCCGACAACTGCGTCGTCGCAGTCTTAGCCGGCGATCCGCAAGAAGGCCGCCGCTCTTCTGAaccgccgggcgccggcgtcGTCCGTCTGCATCTCATCGACGGCGACGACAGGTGACGGGATCTCCCTCAGCGAAGACGCACTGTCAGCACTGCTGCTTGGCTTGGAAGGGTCCGGGTAGCAAGAAACCCTACTGGGGACGACGTCTCCACGGCCGCAGAGCGACCGTCCGCTGGGGATGCAGGAGACTGACAGCAATGCTGGTCCCCTCGTGCCCACCAAGATCAGCCACCCCGTGCTGTCGCTGTAGTAGCCTTCATGGTGCCACTCGCATACAAGGAAGCAGATGGTGTCGGCATCGTCCATGCTCACGATGGGGCACGACAGCGGGACGCGAGGGATGCCCTCGTCGTAGTCGAGAGCCCAGAGCTCGGTGGCGTCGATCATGGCGTCCTTCACCCACGCCACGGCGTCCATCCCCAGCGTCCAGGTGTGTTGACGGTGTAGGCGTGGCGGGAACGTTCGCAGTGCGTGGAGCCCGtcccgccgcagcagcaccgcGGGAAGACGCCGACGAACTTCATGGCAGCGGCGCAGCCGGAGGAGGTGACGCTGACGCACACGTTCCGGGACGATCCCGGACCGTATTCGGGCTACATCTCCGCCACCTCCGGAGGGAACGGCACGTGCCGCAGCACGGCGGGGCATTCGTCGAGGACGTTGCAgaagaggaggccgaggcgcaggtCGACCCAGCAGAGATTCGCGTCGCCGACGGGAAGGACGCTGTGGGTTGTCCACGAGGACAGCAGCGGGTAGCCGTCCCAGCCCCCGGCGTCCGGGCTGTCGCGGTGGACGACCACCGCTGGCCGCTCGACGCTCcaccggccgcggcggagcagcatgAGCTCGGGCTCCTTCTGTGCCAGCGGCGCGTCGTAGCTCGGAGGCCGCACTAGCACTAtcttgagctccaccaccgcgAACTCGTCCTCCCCGTGGCGCAGGAGGCCGGTGCCTCGCGTGTCCGGGCAGCACCACGCAGGGGGGCCGCCTCGGCTCGGCCCTTCCGATCCCGGCTCCTGCTCGGCGGCAGCAGGcgcagcgacggcggccgccggggctcggcggaggcggcgcccgcGTCGTAGACGAAGTAGTTGGGTATGCCGGCGTGGAGCTCTTCCTCGATATAACAAGCAGCgcggatgagaagggagtcgcCGTGGGCGGCGAGGACGAAGACGGAGCCGGTCGCGCCCTCGACGCCGCGCGGCAAGTGGATGCGTACGGACgagagcgccggcggcgccgcgaggCAGAGGGAGATGCCGATGTGGTGGCCGGTGGAGGTGCGGGAGGCCGCCAGCGTCATGGCGTCGACGGCGGGGAAGGAGTCCGCGTCCACCTCTTCGCCGTAGTGCTTGAGCAGCACCCACCGAGGGTACGCAACGGTGGCTGCCGACGAGCcaggggccagcggcggcgccgcctcggTTGCCATCGTATGATGATGGGTTCGTGTCGTGATCACCGCCGACTCGCCGAGCCGAGGTGCGCTCTAAATATATATGCCGAGTAACACCGCCTTAGTAGCGATCGTGGGCCCACGTGTATGTTACAAAAGATGGGGCTGGGCCCATAAACTCAGCAGACCCTTGTTGGACCCAATCTGTGACGTGATCTTAAACGGGCCGAAAAAAGAGTGATAAAGATAGAGGCTGCAAGGTATTTTATTACCACAATGCCCACGGGACTCCTAATTGACCCTTTGTTGTTGGACCCAAGTTATCTCTCTATTAAATAGCTCAAATAACCCTATAGGGAGTCAAATATGTAAGTTATTTTATGCCTATTTGAAAATAATCCACCCCAGAAACTATCCCCACCAAAAGGTGATATTTGGGTTATTTTGAGTGGGGTCTATTGCAGCAAGAGAGATAATGGAACTCCAATAATTGGAAAAGTGTATTAAATGTTAAATAACCTTTGGATCCAAACAGGTTAAGGGTTATTTTGATGGAGGACTATTTGCTGAGGACATGACATCCATGGATATGTATATGGTTGGAGAATGGCATGGAGTCCTATAAGACCATCTAGGGTGTCTAAATCAAAAAGGAGGCCCAAGGTTGTTTCGGTTCGAGTCTCCAAGGTGGAGGGCCAAAGAAACTAAAGTTCGTGTCCAtctcggagtccaggagcagcccgcACTAAAATCGACGCCCAGGCCGCATACAGAGTCCGTTTTGGAtgctctttatatggatggaaagataatttcaaggagctttCAATGGCAGCAGTTTGAGGCCCAAATTCATTCGGAGTCGACGGGAGTCGTCGAAACAAGGggacgtccagaatctgtcatAGTTCTGCGACACTATCTCTTGGGCTtttggcccgtgtatcgtgttggggTCCATGATGAATGTGGTTAGGGGGTTATGCACGCCCCAACACTCATATAATCAGTAACCGCCGCCacattagggtttgggttttgtttagttttaATTTTCATTGTGAAACTGagattgattcgttgtaactgtggcgacaagtcatTTTACAGTGGTCCAGGGCCCTcattcttgatcttctccactatgtcgattagtcctttggaattgaGTTTTTGAACTCCTACTTTACCTTTGCTTCATTCATACTTCAATTTCAAATTGCACGTTTAtactttcttgcttgtgttcttcgatcgCTTGCATGAAAAGCCTTATTGGCGACATCAATCAaattgtgcttggttgataaccaacggagcggTGGTGTAATGGTTGCAGCCTTCGaattcgtgtctgattagaaaCCGGATCGCCAACATCAcatactccaccaatcgaatttacctctacctctcgAAAGATCGGACCACATTCCCATCACTATTCCTATAAGCTAAAAAAAGTCAAAAAATAACGTTGGGATAATTCTCCTAAGAGCACCATGGTTCAACTATACGAATTGGTCACCGTTTGCCGGGAGTCCCGAGTACCA
The genomic region above belongs to Panicum virgatum strain AP13 chromosome 8N, P.virgatum_v5, whole genome shotgun sequence and contains:
- the LOC120686302 gene encoding pathogenesis-related protein PR-4-like → MAGGGRLALVAALLCAAAAMAAAQQASGVRATYNYYRPQNINWDLNAASVYCATWDAGKSYQWRSRYGWTAFCGPAGPTGQASCGQCLRVTNSATGASTTVRIVDQCSNGGLDLDYDTAFSKIDTDGSGVRDGHLTVSYQFVNCGDN